In a single window of the Pseudomonas sp. B21-015 genome:
- a CDS encoding transporter substrate-binding domain-containing protein: MHRRPSLFKACVFFLAASAAAVGVAQAADSKLDSVLARGKLIVGTGSTNAPWHFQGADGKLQGFDIDIARMVAKGLFNDPSKVEFVVQSSDARIPNLLTDKVDMSCQFITVTASRAQQVAFTLPYYREGVGLLLPANSKYKEIDDLKAAGDGVIVAVLQNVYAEELVHQALPKAKVDQYDSVDLMYQAVNSGRADAAATDQSSVKYLMVQNPGRYRSPAYAWSPQTYACAVKRGDQDWLNFVNTVLHEGMTGVEFPTYAASFKQWFGVDLPTPAIGFPVEYK, from the coding sequence ATGCATCGCCGACCTTCCTTGTTCAAAGCGTGTGTTTTCTTTCTCGCGGCTTCGGCCGCTGCCGTGGGTGTCGCCCAAGCGGCAGACAGCAAGCTCGACAGCGTGCTGGCCCGTGGGAAGTTGATCGTGGGCACGGGCAGTACCAATGCGCCGTGGCACTTCCAGGGAGCGGATGGCAAGTTGCAGGGGTTTGATATTGATATCGCGCGGATGGTAGCCAAAGGGTTGTTCAACGACCCGAGCAAGGTCGAGTTCGTGGTGCAGTCGTCCGATGCGCGGATTCCGAATCTGCTGACCGACAAGGTCGACATGAGTTGCCAGTTCATCACTGTGACTGCCAGCCGCGCACAGCAAGTGGCGTTCACCCTGCCGTACTACCGCGAAGGCGTGGGTCTGCTGTTGCCGGCCAACAGCAAATACAAGGAAATCGACGACCTGAAAGCTGCCGGTGACGGTGTGATCGTGGCGGTGCTGCAGAACGTGTACGCCGAAGAACTGGTGCATCAGGCGCTGCCCAAGGCCAAGGTCGATCAATACGACAGCGTGGACTTGATGTACCAGGCGGTGAACTCCGGCCGTGCCGACGCGGCGGCCACCGATCAGTCATCGGTGAAATACCTGATGGTGCAGAACCCTGGTCGCTATCGCAGCCCGGCCTATGCCTGGAGCCCACAAACCTATGCGTGCGCCGTCAAACGCGGCGATCAGGACTGGCTGAACTTCGTCAACACCGTCCTGCATGAAGGCATGACGGGCGTTGAGTTCCCGACTTATGCGGCGTCGTTCAAGCAGTGGTTCGGTGTCGATTTGCCGACCCCAGCCATCGGTTTCCCCGTCGAATACAAATGA
- a CDS encoding amino acid ABC transporter permease, protein MNYQLNFAAVWRDFDTLLAGLGLGLELALVSIAIGCVIGLLMAFALLSKHRALRVLASVYVTVIRNTPILVLILLIYFALPSLGIRLDKIPSFIITLSLYAGAYLTEVFRGGLLSIPKGLREAGLAIGLGEWQVKAYITVPVMLRNVLPALSNNFISLFKDTSLAAAIAVPELTYYARKINVESYRVIETWLVTTALYVAACYLIAMMLRYLEQRLAIRR, encoded by the coding sequence ATGAACTATCAGTTGAATTTTGCCGCCGTCTGGCGCGATTTCGACACCTTGCTGGCGGGGCTCGGTCTGGGGCTTGAACTGGCGCTGGTGTCGATCGCCATCGGCTGCGTGATCGGCCTGCTGATGGCGTTTGCTTTGCTGTCGAAGCACCGCGCATTGCGGGTGCTGGCGTCGGTGTATGTGACGGTGATCCGTAATACGCCGATTCTGGTGTTGATCCTGTTGATCTACTTCGCGTTGCCGAGCCTGGGGATTCGTCTGGACAAGATTCCGTCGTTCATCATCACCCTGTCGCTGTATGCCGGGGCGTACCTGACCGAAGTGTTTCGCGGTGGTCTGTTGAGCATTCCCAAGGGGCTACGTGAAGCCGGCCTGGCCATCGGGCTCGGTGAGTGGCAGGTCAAGGCGTACATCACCGTGCCGGTGATGCTGCGCAATGTGCTGCCGGCCCTGTCGAACAACTTCATTTCGCTGTTCAAGGACACCTCGCTGGCGGCGGCGATTGCCGTGCCGGAGCTGACCTATTACGCGCGCAAGATCAATGTCGAGAGCTACCGGGTGATTGAAACCTGGCTGGTGACCACAGCGCTCTATGTTGCGGCCTGTTACCTCATTGCCATGATGCTGCGTTACCTCGAGCAGCGTCTGGCGATTCGCCGATAG
- a CDS encoding amino acid ABC transporter permease translates to MYESPSWLHELWVAREVLWQGFLTSVQCSALAILLGTLVGIVAGLVLTYGTFWMRAPFRFYVDIIRGTPVFVLVLACFYMAPTLGWQISAFGAGTLGLTLFCGSHVAEIVRGALQALSRGQMEASKAIGLTFYQALGYVLLPQALRQILPTWVNSSTEIVKASTLLSVIGVAELLLSTQQIIARTFMTLEFYLFAGLLFFVINYAIELLGRHIEKRVALP, encoded by the coding sequence ATGTACGAATCCCCCAGTTGGCTACATGAATTATGGGTGGCGCGGGAAGTCCTGTGGCAGGGCTTTCTGACCAGTGTGCAGTGCTCGGCGCTGGCGATTTTGTTGGGCACGCTGGTCGGCATCGTTGCAGGTTTAGTGCTCACCTACGGCACGTTCTGGATGCGCGCGCCGTTCCGGTTTTACGTCGACATCATTCGCGGCACGCCAGTGTTTGTATTGGTGTTGGCCTGCTTCTACATGGCGCCGACATTGGGCTGGCAAATCAGCGCATTCGGGGCCGGCACCCTGGGGCTGACACTGTTCTGCGGCTCCCACGTTGCGGAGATTGTGCGCGGCGCATTGCAGGCGCTGTCCAGAGGCCAGATGGAAGCGAGCAAGGCCATCGGCCTGACGTTTTACCAGGCGCTGGGCTACGTGTTGTTGCCCCAGGCGCTGCGGCAGATTCTGCCGACCTGGGTCAACTCGTCCACCGAGATCGTCAAGGCGTCGACCTTGTTGTCGGTGATCGGCGTCGCCGAGCTGCTGCTCAGCACCCAGCAGATCATCGCCCGGACGTTCATGACCCTGGAGTTTTACCTGTTCGCCGGATTGCTGTTTTTCGTCATCAACTACGCCATCGAATTACTCGGCCGGCACATTGAAAAGCGGGTGGCCTTGCCATGA
- a CDS encoding amino acid ABC transporter ATP-binding protein, which yields MTQAQVSTQDQALLDIRGLHKQYGQLEVLKGVDLTMQRGNVVTLIGSSGSGKTTLLRCVNMLEEFQGGQILLDGESIGYHEVNGKRVRHPEKVIARHRAMTGMAFQQFNLFPHLTALQNVTLGLLKVKKLHKDEAVALAEKWLERVGLLERRDHYPGQLSGGQQQRVAIARAIAMNPSLMLFDEVTSALDPELVGEVLSVIKGLAEDGMTMLLVTHEMRFAFEVSDKIVFMNQGRIEEQGPPKALFERPQSPRLAEFLKSTRF from the coding sequence ATGACACAAGCTCAAGTTTCGACACAGGATCAAGCGCTGCTGGACATCCGCGGCCTGCACAAACAATACGGCCAGCTCGAAGTGCTCAAGGGCGTCGACCTGACCATGCAGCGCGGCAACGTGGTCACGCTGATCGGCTCCAGCGGCTCGGGCAAGACCACGCTGCTGCGTTGCGTGAACATGCTCGAAGAGTTCCAGGGCGGGCAGATTCTGCTCGACGGCGAATCCATCGGTTATCACGAGGTCAACGGCAAGCGCGTGCGCCACCCGGAAAAAGTCATCGCCCGCCATCGGGCCATGACCGGCATGGCCTTCCAGCAATTCAATCTGTTCCCGCACCTCACTGCGTTGCAGAACGTCACCCTCGGGTTGCTCAAGGTCAAAAAGCTGCACAAGGATGAGGCGGTGGCGCTGGCGGAAAAATGGCTGGAGCGGGTAGGGCTGCTGGAACGTCGCGATCATTACCCCGGTCAGTTGTCTGGTGGCCAGCAACAGCGCGTGGCGATTGCCCGGGCGATTGCGATGAACCCGAGCCTGATGCTGTTCGATGAAGTCACCTCGGCCCTCGATCCGGAGCTGGTGGGCGAAGTGCTGAGCGTGATCAAGGGCCTGGCCGAAGACGGCATGACCATGCTGCTGGTGACCCACGAAATGCGCTTTGCCTTCGAGGTGTCGGACAAGATCGTGTTCATGAATCAGGGGCGGATCGAAGAGCAGGGGCCACCCAAGGCATTGTTCGAACGCCCGCAGTCGCCGCGACTGGCAGAATTTCTCAAGAGTACCCGCTTTTAA
- a CDS encoding co-chaperone YbbN, producing MSSMTTHPTMAPVYRKVLKTWRPVILYFGDKNCYACEMAEPVFRTIAEQYRDHAQIYMLSTSESPRHPDVTGTPTVLFYKEGKLLKKLKGIGTRETLEEDFKKHIGKLRPKQIARKPRHDLPWLQKTFSTLCTAPRAQGLLNARFMSNA from the coding sequence ATGAGTTCGATGACCACCCACCCGACCATGGCCCCGGTCTACCGCAAGGTGCTCAAAACCTGGCGCCCGGTGATCCTGTATTTCGGCGATAAAAACTGTTACGCCTGCGAAATGGCCGAGCCGGTTTTCCGCACGATCGCCGAGCAATATAGGGATCATGCGCAAATCTATATGCTGAGTACGAGCGAGTCCCCTCGGCATCCGGATGTCACTGGAACACCCACTGTGCTGTTTTACAAGGAAGGGAAACTGCTGAAAAAGCTCAAGGGGATTGGAACCCGAGAAACCCTGGAAGAAGATTTCAAAAAGCACATCGGCAAGCTCAGGCCCAAACAGATTGCCCGCAAACCCCGTCATGACTTGCCGTGGCTGCAGAAAACCTTCAGCACTTTATGCACCGCGCCTCGGGCACAGGGGCTGTTGAATGCACGTTTCATGAGTAATGCTTGA
- a CDS encoding ATP-binding protein: MTDTPHFPLSAVVGADDLKLALYLTAIDPKIGGVLIEGPRGMAKSTLARGLADLLASGQFVTLPLGATEERLVGTLDLDAALSEGRAQFSPGVLAKADGGVLYVDEVNLLPDHLVDLLLDVAASGTNLIERDGISHRHSAKFVLIGTMNPEEGELRPQLLDRFGLNVALSGHTAPAERGQIIRRRLDFDSDPQGFCAEWESQQQALRERCRKARAVLASIPLDDAALAQITERCFAAGVDGLRADLVWLRAARAHAAWRGANAIGEEDIDAVAEFALRHRRRAHTTSAPQHSQAPQQTSSQTLSPNEGQGQWGEMPAQALPVGARRDVPSWPKKP; the protein is encoded by the coding sequence ATGACCGACACCCCCCATTTCCCGCTCTCCGCCGTGGTCGGCGCCGATGACTTGAAACTCGCGCTGTACCTGACCGCCATCGACCCGAAAATCGGTGGCGTGTTGATCGAGGGCCCGCGCGGCATGGCCAAATCCACCCTGGCCCGAGGCCTGGCGGACCTGTTGGCCAGCGGTCAATTCGTCACTTTGCCCCTGGGCGCCACCGAAGAACGGCTGGTGGGCACCCTCGACCTCGACGCGGCCCTGAGCGAAGGACGCGCACAGTTTTCCCCCGGCGTACTGGCCAAGGCCGACGGCGGAGTGTTGTATGTCGATGAAGTCAATCTGCTGCCCGATCACCTCGTGGACTTGCTGCTCGACGTGGCCGCCAGCGGCACCAACCTGATCGAGCGTGACGGGATTTCCCATCGGCATTCGGCGAAGTTTGTACTGATCGGCACCATGAACCCGGAAGAGGGCGAACTGCGTCCGCAACTGCTCGACCGTTTTGGTCTGAATGTCGCCCTCAGCGGCCATACTGCACCCGCCGAGCGGGGCCAGATCATCCGTCGTCGACTGGATTTCGACAGCGACCCGCAAGGGTTCTGCGCCGAATGGGAAAGCCAGCAACAGGCGCTGCGCGAGCGTTGCCGGAAGGCGCGTGCCGTACTGGCGAGCATTCCCCTCGACGATGCCGCGCTGGCGCAGATCACCGAGCGCTGCTTTGCTGCCGGCGTTGATGGTCTGCGGGCCGATCTGGTCTGGCTGCGTGCAGCTCGGGCTCATGCGGCATGGCGCGGCGCGAACGCCATCGGCGAAGAAGATATCGACGCGGTCGCCGAATTCGCCTTGCGCCATCGCCGTCGAGCGCATACGACCTCTGCGCCCCAACATTCCCAAGCGCCGCAGCAGACCTCTTCGCAAACCTTGAGCCCGAACGAAGGCCAGGGCCAGTGGGGTGAAATGCCCGCCCAGGCGCTGCCGGTCGGCGCTCGACGTGACGTGCCGAGCTGGCCAAAAAAGCCCTAG
- a CDS encoding phospholipase D-like domain-containing protein codes for MRVLARNDQDDFRVKAYAGTNGVLLAIDLAEPRRKGLLGFAIEKQQGSKPWLFLFNSLTFPGKNHTFPQFHATPSDTAPLQKFRWADYAVNPGVTIHYRVHLAYGTADAPQLGEFLEVTLTTDNGLPNDQSVIFNRAVAASQAFQRKFADLDAQLSANKKLPIEAWPDAPRQWLENGLLARLLGFIERAEDGQWALDIAIYEYQLQVIVDAVNAAFERGVKVRVLYHAQPGEDTTVLNEASLEKIPAANKRGRVTHNIFHNKFIVLSRLDAAGQHQPESVLCGSTNFTANGVYRQANVVHVLDDARIGASYLQTFEQVWATPTDVGATRDWLTERNPMQPDQPLFAGFSPRSGQGDLHEFVEIINGAKKDLMFVTAFTLPDEILNALLGQPHDDILRYGLQNRVSSITGFHADRTAEFAATALLNTGLEGWLKENMKGQKGNLLVHTKAIVVDFTSDSPTIISGSHNLSTAASNGNDENYLIIRGNTDLADRYGLELLRFYEHYRFRYFAKKLQLKQVRPLAPDDSWTDDYYQEGDLRMLSRLRFSGR; via the coding sequence ATGCGCGTACTAGCCCGCAATGATCAGGACGATTTCCGCGTCAAAGCCTATGCTGGCACCAACGGCGTGCTGTTGGCCATCGACCTGGCCGAACCCCGCCGTAAAGGTCTGCTGGGGTTCGCCATCGAAAAACAGCAAGGCAGCAAACCCTGGCTGTTTCTGTTCAACAGCCTGACCTTTCCCGGCAAGAACCATACGTTCCCCCAATTTCACGCCACCCCCAGCGATACCGCGCCGTTACAGAAATTTCGCTGGGCCGATTACGCGGTCAATCCGGGCGTGACGATCCATTATCGGGTTCATCTGGCCTACGGCACCGCCGATGCGCCGCAGCTGGGTGAATTTCTCGAAGTGACGCTCACCACGGACAATGGTCTGCCCAACGATCAGAGCGTGATTTTCAACCGGGCGGTGGCTGCCAGCCAGGCGTTCCAGCGCAAGTTCGCCGACCTCGATGCGCAGCTCAGCGCCAACAAGAAACTGCCCATCGAAGCCTGGCCCGACGCGCCGCGACAATGGCTGGAGAACGGCCTGCTCGCACGCTTGCTAGGGTTTATCGAACGGGCCGAGGATGGCCAGTGGGCGTTGGACATCGCGATTTATGAATACCAGTTGCAGGTGATCGTCGATGCAGTGAACGCCGCCTTCGAGCGCGGCGTAAAGGTGCGGGTCCTGTACCACGCCCAACCCGGCGAAGACACCACGGTGCTGAACGAAGCCAGCCTGGAAAAAATCCCGGCGGCGAACAAGCGGGGGCGGGTCACTCACAACATCTTTCACAACAAGTTCATCGTCCTGAGCCGGCTCGACGCAGCCGGGCAGCATCAGCCCGAATCGGTGCTGTGTGGCAGCACCAATTTCACCGCCAACGGCGTTTATCGTCAGGCTAACGTCGTGCATGTGCTGGACGACGCCCGGATCGGCGCCAGTTATCTGCAAACCTTCGAGCAGGTCTGGGCCACGCCGACAGACGTCGGCGCCACACGGGACTGGCTCACGGAACGCAATCCGATGCAGCCGGACCAGCCGCTGTTCGCCGGCTTCTCCCCGCGCTCGGGCCAGGGCGATTTGCATGAGTTCGTCGAAATCATCAACGGCGCCAAAAAAGACCTGATGTTTGTCACCGCATTCACCCTGCCGGACGAAATACTCAACGCTTTGCTCGGCCAGCCCCACGACGATATCTTGCGTTACGGCCTGCAAAACAGGGTCAGCAGCATCACCGGTTTCCACGCCGACCGCACCGCCGAATTCGCCGCCACCGCGCTGCTCAACACCGGCCTGGAAGGCTGGCTCAAGGAAAACATGAAAGGCCAGAAGGGCAACCTGCTGGTGCACACCAAAGCCATCGTCGTCGACTTCACCAGCGACTCACCGACCATCATCAGCGGCAGCCACAACCTCAGCACCGCGGCCAGCAACGGCAATGACGAGAACTACCTGATCATCCGTGGCAACACCGACCTGGCCGATCGTTACGGCCTGGAACTGCTGCGCTTCTACGAGCATTACCGGTTCCGCTACTTTGCAAAGAAACTGCAACTCAAGCAGGTCCGGCCGTTGGCTCCGGATGACAGCTGGACCGATGACTACTACCAAGAGGGCGATCTGCGGATGTTGTCGCGGCTGCGTTTTTCCGGACGATAA
- a CDS encoding VWA domain-containing protein, with product MLDGRPRQRDDVLFHLRTRSPHELWLVIVDASASTRRHQALSDAKGLLAQLFDDAYRQRARLALLTASGHVPKWQVQGLKASAGLRHWLEGLGAGGGTPMLAALGEAGHWLAARQKRFPAEQQRLLLVTDGRLKEWSALPALDCPGLLIDIERGPIHLGRAKVLAAQLQVDYRHIDELISG from the coding sequence TTGCTCGATGGTCGACCGCGTCAACGCGACGATGTGCTGTTTCACCTGCGTACTCGCTCCCCCCACGAACTGTGGCTGGTGATCGTCGATGCCTCGGCCTCGACCCGGCGTCATCAGGCGTTGAGCGATGCCAAGGGCCTGTTGGCGCAACTGTTCGACGACGCTTATCGACAGCGTGCGCGACTGGCTTTGCTGACCGCCAGCGGTCATGTGCCGAAGTGGCAGGTGCAAGGGTTGAAGGCCTCTGCGGGTTTACGCCACTGGCTCGAAGGGCTTGGGGCTGGCGGCGGTACGCCGATGCTGGCGGCACTGGGAGAAGCGGGGCACTGGTTGGCGGCACGGCAAAAGCGTTTCCCGGCAGAGCAGCAACGGCTGTTGCTGGTGACGGATGGGCGGCTGAAGGAGTGGTCGGCGTTACCGGCGCTGGATTGCCCGGGGTTGCTGATCGACATCGAGCGGGGGCCGATTCATCTTGGCCGGGCAAAGGTGTTGGCAGCGCAGCTGCAGGTTGATTATCGACATATCGATGAGCTGATTTCAGGTTGA
- the cobN gene encoding cobaltochelatase subunit CobN: MHLLRTQPGGFVSDDNIADLGQTPAELVILCSGDSSLALLAEAAQQLPDDYPSLRLANPMQVQNHASVDLYVDEVLRHAKVILISLHGGIAYWRYGVERLVALSQRGVQLILVPGDDRPDPELSDLSTVIPEDRDRLWQFLRQGGMSNALDFFRCLANRWLGRDYAWAEPQTLPRTAIYHRQKSPAELKDWQADWQADQPVAAVLFYRSHLQAANTGFIDIFCQRLQAAGLNPLPIALASLKEPGCLTVVEDWLDEVEAGVILNTTGFAQSSPEVPHLRPFRRNIPVIQAICAQDNEPGWRASEQGLGPRDLAMHIALPELDGRIISRPISFKDLAWRSERSQSDVVCYRPQPERMDFVAELARRWIDLARVPNGEKRIALILANYPTRDGRIGNGVGLDTPAAALNILRALHAEGYPLPAELPDSGTALIQQLLGGVSNDLDTVDQRPCQQSLALDDYFLMFNALPETNRQAVLERWGSPESDPMFRGGRMMIAGLRFGLTFVGIQPARGYQVDPSAVYHDPDLVPPHGYLAFYFWLRNTYGAHGVIHVGKHGNLEWLPGKGVGLSENCWPDALLGPLPNIYPFIVNDPGEGAQAKRRTQAVIIDHLMPPLTRAETYGPLRNLELLADEYYEAQLLDPRRARELQRDILQLVRDTHIDRELQLDEKLDSDADAAIWLPRLDTYLCDLKESQIRDGLHVFGESPTGRLRIDTLVALLRIPRGDGRGAQSSLLRALAKAFALGFDPLDCVLAEPWNGPRPDALLSISDELWRTAGDTRERLELFAVQLIEQALNAEVELLNPPQAMPGPCGNELLWRGSLLPLGREAAPKNGTAAQSSGSKLPRHSGSLPQEDGWSDVSAIIDSLREVVAPRLDACGPAEMRGLLDALSGRFVPAGPSGAPSRGRLDVLPTGRNFYSVDVRNLPTTTAWRIGFQSANLILERHLQDHGDHLRQLGLSVWGTATMRTGGDDIAQAMALMGVRPVWATGSQRVDDFEILPLSLLDRPRVDVTLRVSGFFRDAFANLIRLFDAAVQAVAALDEPDDLNPLAAKVRAEREALLESGLDEEAARRQAGWRIFGAKPGAYGAGVQGAIDGRLWQSREDLAEVYLNWGGYAYGGSDEGTAAREQFAQRLSQVQAVLQNQDNREHDLLDSNDYYQFQGGMLAAVESLSGAAAASYHGDHSQPDLPKIRTLKEELNRVIRSRAANPKWIDGVKRHGYKGAFELAATVDNLFAFDATTQLIDDHQYALLADAYLLDPATRDFVREHNPHALRDMTERMLEAQQRGMWKEPGEYREALENLLLDIEEDS, from the coding sequence ATGCACCTGCTCAGGACCCAGCCCGGCGGCTTCGTGTCGGATGACAACATTGCCGACCTTGGACAAACTCCCGCCGAGCTGGTGATCCTGTGCAGCGGCGATTCCAGCCTGGCGTTGCTCGCCGAAGCGGCGCAGCAGTTGCCCGACGATTACCCGAGCCTGCGCCTGGCCAACCCGATGCAGGTGCAGAATCACGCTTCGGTCGATCTCTACGTCGATGAAGTGTTGCGTCACGCCAAGGTCATTCTGATTTCGCTGCACGGTGGCATCGCCTATTGGCGTTATGGCGTGGAGCGCTTGGTGGCGTTGTCCCAGCGCGGTGTGCAGCTGATTCTGGTGCCGGGGGACGATCGCCCGGACCCGGAACTCAGCGACCTGAGCACCGTGATCCCCGAAGACCGCGACCGGCTCTGGCAGTTTTTGCGCCAGGGCGGCATGAGCAATGCCCTGGATTTTTTCCGCTGTCTGGCCAATCGCTGGCTGGGTCGCGATTACGCCTGGGCCGAGCCACAAACCCTGCCGCGCACCGCGATCTACCACCGGCAAAAAAGCCCTGCTGAACTGAAGGATTGGCAAGCCGACTGGCAGGCTGATCAGCCGGTGGCGGCGGTGCTGTTCTACCGCTCGCACTTGCAGGCGGCGAATACCGGTTTCATCGATATTTTCTGCCAGCGTTTGCAGGCGGCGGGGTTGAACCCGTTGCCGATTGCGCTGGCCAGTTTGAAAGAACCCGGCTGCCTGACGGTGGTCGAGGACTGGCTGGATGAGGTCGAGGCGGGGGTGATTCTCAACACCACCGGTTTCGCCCAGTCCAGCCCTGAAGTGCCGCACTTGCGGCCGTTTCGCCGCAACATTCCGGTGATCCAGGCGATCTGCGCCCAGGACAACGAACCGGGTTGGCGCGCCAGCGAGCAGGGGCTCGGCCCCCGTGACCTGGCGATGCACATTGCGCTGCCGGAGCTGGACGGGCGGATCATCAGCCGGCCTATCAGTTTCAAGGACCTGGCTTGGCGCAGCGAGCGCAGTCAGTCGGATGTGGTCTGTTACCGGCCGCAACCCGAGCGCATGGATTTTGTCGCCGAACTGGCGCGGCGCTGGATCGATCTGGCGCGAGTGCCCAACGGCGAAAAACGCATCGCCCTGATCCTCGCCAATTACCCGACTCGTGATGGGCGTATCGGCAATGGTGTGGGGCTCGACACCCCGGCCGCCGCGCTGAATATCCTGCGTGCCCTGCACGCCGAAGGTTATCCGCTACCGGCCGAGTTACCGGACAGCGGCACCGCGCTGATCCAGCAATTGCTCGGTGGCGTCAGCAATGACCTGGACACTGTCGATCAACGTCCATGTCAGCAAAGCCTGGCGCTGGATGATTACTTTCTGATGTTCAACGCGCTGCCCGAAACCAATCGTCAGGCCGTGCTGGAACGTTGGGGCTCGCCCGAAAGCGATCCGATGTTCCGTGGCGGGCGAATGATGATTGCCGGCCTGCGCTTCGGCCTGACCTTCGTCGGCATTCAACCGGCCCGGGGTTATCAGGTCGATCCAAGTGCCGTCTATCACGACCCGGACCTGGTGCCGCCCCACGGTTATCTTGCGTTCTACTTCTGGTTGCGCAACACCTACGGCGCCCACGGCGTGATCCATGTCGGCAAGCACGGCAACCTCGAATGGCTGCCGGGCAAGGGGGTCGGGTTGTCGGAAAACTGCTGGCCGGACGCATTGCTTGGGCCGCTGCCGAACATCTATCCGTTCATCGTCAACGACCCGGGCGAGGGCGCTCAGGCCAAACGGCGGACGCAGGCTGTGATCATCGATCACCTGATGCCGCCGCTGACCCGCGCCGAAACCTACGGCCCGTTGCGCAATCTCGAATTGCTGGCCGACGAATATTACGAAGCGCAATTGCTCGATCCGCGCCGCGCCCGGGAGTTGCAGCGCGACATTCTGCAACTGGTGCGCGACACGCACATCGACCGCGAACTGCAACTGGACGAGAAACTCGACAGCGATGCGGATGCGGCGATCTGGCTGCCGCGCCTGGACACGTACCTGTGTGATTTGAAGGAGTCGCAGATTCGCGATGGCCTGCATGTGTTTGGCGAATCGCCGACCGGGCGATTGCGCATTGATACCTTGGTGGCCTTGCTGCGTATTCCTCGCGGCGACGGCCGTGGGGCGCAATCGAGCTTGCTGCGGGCGCTGGCCAAGGCGTTTGCGCTAGGTTTCGATCCGCTGGACTGCGTTTTGGCCGAGCCCTGGAACGGTCCTCGACCGGACGCATTGCTGTCGATCAGTGATGAGCTGTGGCGTACGGCGGGGGATACCCGCGAACGTCTGGAGCTGTTCGCCGTGCAGTTGATCGAGCAGGCTTTAAATGCCGAGGTCGAACTACTGAACCCTCCTCAAGCCATGCCCGGACCTTGTGGGAACGAGCTTTTGTGGCGAGGGAGCTTGCTCCCGTTGGGTCGCGAAGCGGCCCCAAAAAATGGGACTGCTGCGCAGTCCAGCGGGAGCAAGCTCCCTCGCCACAGTGGCTCGCTCCCACAGGAGGATGGTTGGTCCGATGTGAGTGCGATCATCGACAGCTTGCGCGAGGTGGTTGCTCCACGCCTTGACGCCTGCGGCCCAGCCGAAATGCGCGGTTTGCTCGACGCCCTCAGCGGTCGATTCGTCCCGGCCGGGCCTAGCGGGGCGCCGAGTCGCGGACGGCTGGACGTGTTGCCAACAGGGCGCAATTTCTATTCGGTGGACGTGCGCAACCTGCCGACCACTACCGCGTGGCGCATCGGCTTCCAATCCGCAAACCTGATTCTTGAGCGACACTTGCAGGACCACGGCGACCACCTGCGTCAGCTCGGCCTGTCGGTCTGGGGTACCGCAACCATGCGTACCGGCGGCGACGACATTGCCCAGGCCATGGCGCTGATGGGCGTGCGGCCAGTGTGGGCGACCGGTAGCCAGCGGGTCGACGATTTTGAAATATTGCCACTGAGCTTGCTCGACCGTCCGCGGGTGGACGTGACCTTGCGCGTCTCTGGATTCTTCCGGGATGCCTTTGCCAACTTGATCCGGCTGTTCGACGCCGCCGTGCAAGCGGTCGCCGCGCTGGATGAACCGGACGATCTCAACCCGTTGGCGGCCAAGGTGCGTGCCGAGCGTGAAGCACTGCTGGAGTCCGGTCTGGATGAGGAAGCGGCTCGGCGGCAGGCCGGCTGGCGCATCTTCGGGGCCAAACCGGGCGCTTACGGGGCGGGTGTGCAGGGCGCCATCGATGGCCGTCTGTGGCAAAGCCGTGAAGACCTGGCCGAGGTTTACCTGAACTGGGGCGGCTACGCTTACGGCGGTTCCGATGAAGGTACCGCCGCCCGCGAACAGTTCGCCCAGCGTCTGAGTCAGGTGCAGGCAGTGTTGCAGAATCAGGACAACCGCGAGCACGACTTGCTCGATTCCAACGATTATTACCAGTTCCAGGGTGGCATGCTGGCGGCCGTCGAAAGCCTCAGCGGTGCAGCGGCGGCCAGTTATCACGGCGACCACAGTCAGCCGGACTTGCCGAAGATTCGCACGTTGAAGGAAGAGCTGAACCGGGTGATCCGTTCCCGGGCGGCTAATCCGAAGTGGATCGACGGGGTCAAGCGTCATGGCTATAAAGGCGCGTTCGAACTGGCGGCGACGGTCGATAACCTGTTTGCGTTCGACGCCACCACGCAGTTGATCGACGATCACCAGTATGCGTTGCTGGCGGATGCCTATTTGCTCGATCCGGCAACCCGGGACTTTGTTCGCGAACACAATCCCCATGCCCTGCGCGACATGACCGAGCGCATGCTCGAGGCGCAGCAGCGGGGAATGTGGAAAGAGCCGGGCGAATACCGCGAGGCGCTGGAGAATTTGTTGCTGGATATAGAAGAAGACAGTTAG